The following proteins are co-located in the Trichomycterus rosablanca isolate fTriRos1 chromosome 14, fTriRos1.hap1, whole genome shotgun sequence genome:
- the fgfbp1b gene encoding fibroblast growth factor-binding protein 1, producing MQLDANLVTFLLLVWVAHGQITKQPRKTRSKGATRGKFTWKDQTRCTWTASGEKLSTLKVTCGPSTGVDPDPGVSCEYTGEPSLCPGHSANPKAYWRQITRALQKQERLCSSRKPVRARMCKGASPGAHFRLVRVKTATTPRVNVTETMPTQECTGSVDHQQLAEEKCGESWASFCNFFFTLIQSSEC from the coding sequence ATGCAGTTGGACGCGAACCTTGTGACGTTCCTGCTCCTCGTCTGGGTCGCACATGGACAAATCACCAAACAGCCCAGAAAAACAAGAAGCAAGGGAGCGACTCGGGGCAAATTTACCTGGAAGGATCAAACCCGGTGCACATGGACAGCCAGTGGAGAGAAGCTCTCAACACTGAAGGTCACTTGTGGCCCGTCGACCGGGGTGGACCCTGATCCTGGGGTCAGCTGCGAGTACACGGGCGAGCCTTCGCTATGCCCGGGTCACTCCGCCAATCCCAAAGCCTACTGGCGGCAGATCACCAGAGCTCTTCAGAAGCAGGAGCGACTCTGTAGTTCTCGCAAGCCTGTCCGAGCACGCATGTGCAAGGGAGCTTCGCCAGGCGCGCACTTCAGACTCGTCAGGGTCAAAACCGCCACGACGCCAAGGGTCAACGTTACAGAAACGATGCCCACGCAGGAGTGCACAGGAAGCGTCGATCATCAGCAGCTCGCAGAGGAAAAGTGTGGGGAGTCATGGGCGAGCTTCTGCAACTTCTTCTTCACCTTGATCCAGAGTTCAGAATGCTGA